The nucleotide window CTCACACCGAGGCTTGCCGATACCGCCCGTACGCTGTGGGTCACCTATCTCATTCTTGGCATTGCCTGTACGCTGGCCTACTGGCTGGCAGGCATGCCCTTCTTCGATGCGCTCTGTCACGGGCTTTCAACCGTCTCTCTGGGCGGTTTTTCGACCCGCAGCGAGAGCATCGGTTTTTATGACAGCAATGCGATTGAAGTTGTCGCTGGCCTGTTTTCACTGCTCTCCGCATTCAACTTTACCCTGTGGTATGTCGTGATTACCAGGCGCACATTCAAACCGATTCGCCGCAGCCCTGAGGTTAAATTCTTTCTGGCTGCCGCTACGGTTATCATCGCGATCACGGCCTGGCAGGTCTGGCATGCGGGGATGTACAACGCCACCGATAGCCTGGTTCACGCCTTCTTTCTGGCCAGCTCAATGATGACGGATAACGGCCTGTCCACGGCCGATTATGCAAAATGGCCCGCTCACACCATCTTCCTGTTGTTGAGTGCCAGCTTTTTTGGCGGCTGCGTTGGTTCAACCTGCGGCGGGATCAAAGCCCTGCGCTTCCTCATCATGTTCAAACAGAGTGTTCAGGAGCTGAACCAGCTGGCACATCCCAGAGCATTGTTGAGCATCAAAGTGGGCAAAAGCGTGGTGAATGAACGCGTTCTGCGCTCGGTGTGGAGCTTCTTCTTTCTCTACGTGATGATCACGGGTCTTTTCGTCTGGATGCTGAACCTGATGGGGTACGATCTGTTTACCTCATTTGCAACCGTGGCGGCCTGCATCAACAATATGGGGCTGGGATTCGGGGAAACGGCATCGACGTTCGGCACGCTAAAAGAAGAGGCCAAGTTGCTGATGTGCGCGGCAATGATTCTGGGTCGACTGGAAATTTACCCGGTACTGATCCTTTGCTCACGTTTC belongs to Enterobacter cloacae and includes:
- a CDS encoding trk system potassium uptake protein — protein: MKFNDSLNVSQLRVVLHLCGFLVLLYSLSMLPPMVIALINKERNFFTFLSTFLTFFTLGGIAWRATRHAGIQLRTRDGFVIIVLFWLLFSFISAMPMWLDDGLHLSFADALFEGVSGITTTGATVIGDVSALPKSYLYYRAQLNFIGGLGVIVLAVAVLPLLGIGGMKLYQSEMPGPFKEERLTPRLADTARTLWVTYLILGIACTLAYWLAGMPFFDALCHGLSTVSLGGFSTRSESIGFYDSNAIEVVAGLFSLLSAFNFTLWYVVITRRTFKPIRRSPEVKFFLAAATVIIAITAWQVWHAGMYNATDSLVHAFFLASSMMTDNGLSTADYAKWPAHTIFLLLSASFFGGCVGSTCGGIKALRFLIMFKQSVQELNQLAHPRALLSIKVGKSVVNERVLRSVWSFFFLYVMITGLFVWMLNLMGYDLFTSFATVAACINNMGLGFGETASTFGTLKEEAKLLMCAAMILGRLEIYPVLILCSRFFWRA